The sequence cctttcatgataacatcaatttttatttaccatgatttttcttcctttttatattaaaattgataggataatcgatgctgaggaattagtgttttgaacttatatctgttttttcattgagtgttaactcaatgaagagatgatacctacttgaatgagatttatcttttaatatatattaaatctgattccataaattattctgattttgcatgtaatttttttttttttttagctgagggagattcaccctgagctaacatttgttgccaatcttcctctacttagtatgtgggtcaccgccacagcatagctgctgagtgttgtaggtccacacctgtgaacagaacgtgggctgccaaagcagagcttgccaaacttaaccactaggccaggggccagaactatgattttgcatctaattttaacataaaatccatcaatctttctcttctttgtcacatgttaattcagacataggtcatttctgtatcatgaattaagtatctcttgtttgttacctggcaaacctgtgtagctttgattttggaatcttaaaaatgagcataccccctgggggcattattttccccgtagagaaccttggcagcagactcattgccttccttcccacactagatccagagtcgtggaaatgtgttcaccttgcacacagcacagagcacataggaattactccacaaacatgtggtaagtgaacagttggtggcatcatcaggtcattcacagaacgagactgagagagagcttccttaggtcaggaaggagaagcattcctttatattttcaatcaatgttttaatttgtaacattgtaacgtgaacaccgagtatactatttgtatcaaaattgtgttctgaaagttttcaaaaatctctaaatctcagagtagaggaaaatcaacctctgtgaacctgtcacttgcttcaaaaattatcaactcgtataccatctggcttcgtttatcctcacacccaccccgctagagttaaccagctgagatgactGAGAGCGCATCATTTCagctataaatattttcagtttctcttacagatgagggattttttgaacacaaacacactaatgttatcacacacaaaaataaaagtgtcattcctataatcaactatctggtcagtatccaaagtcccccagttttctcaagatgatttcctggttttgcattttattggagtcaggatctttaaaaaaccctttttttgcaattgcttgatgtgtttctgaagtggcttttactctcttactagttcatgcatcttgatgtttgggtgggatatgcctgtgtgtgtttacatgtctacaccaagctgtgaattctttctttcctggatggcagtgccctggcaggaagggcctgtgctgtgggaaccaggatttctactctgcatctggctgaactgaaaaggcgtccctgggtgacacttgcagccttcagaaaggagggggaagaagtaccaaggaattcaagacaatggcccttgtcttacagggtgtttccagggcatgatgttcaaaatgccgggtggtaaccctttagctcctagtcgtagggtggattctgggtgtgagctcagagtagtgtctgtttaccacccatgtgggaagcgtttcagtattttaattggtaagtttgtgtctgttgtgtctgtgttgtctaagatgggttgcattcccctgctggacccactcctatacctgcccctctcgtgcctcatctttcaaaactcccaacaggcaagtttcacatccctgtaacacacatccacataaccacagcacagactggggaaaagaacacagtcatcccaggggctacgtgctctatgcgctcaggcccagctgcccctttgggacaagtcagtaacaacacgactgagtgtgtaaactagtgactgtctgagaccatggacctcagaacaccaaggtcccagatgtcaccctaggcagcaatggacagtgtgggtcattcagtggccaggattaaggtctattatcTTGGCAAACCAGAGGTCACcccgatccatcaggcccagccagggaggaatggccacgatgtacctgacagagaggctgggggccttctacggaatttctgcccaaaaagaatcatataaggaaatgcggggatgctggaaatcctagttcacagggagtggcgaggtttatggaagaaagtcctgttgtaggtttaaaagctgcctcatgaatcttttcctctggatatgaaacaagtgggaaaaggacttccatggcatgggccaggatcccaggaggattccaatctaggcgaagggtgaacagggagccctagaggcggcctgatggggatgtcctgtcggcccttagtccatcagcacatggtcttcctctggccttgtcttttccacatgcaaacttttatctttttacattttttcctcatttagtgttgatgcaaatctagagactgattagaaaacggtaacttccaatagttggtcaaaagaaacctcaatgggagaagcagaaaacatccttcttcctggaaagctgtagaaagacagccgctgccctggggaaggacatggtcctggcaagtggtatttgaaagacatctacatttcagtggttgttgctctgcctgggaaagtccctccaacctctacatccagggagatctgaggggctgtctctgctcctggcccaggtgaaccacactgaaatgcacctgtcctctgaggaagggggacttgagggtgtcattcagtagccagggaggggactggccgtcctcccttctcccacataccataagctctgaccatacatgagttcttaattcaaggcggaatgtgagattctgtgtctcatttacatgagcataagcagtgaaagaaccacaccacaacacccaggctgtgacagaaacagaacttactgcaacattcaaatctgatatttactcttaaacatatactaatgctcctcctcaatggataaacagtccctggggtgcagatgtcagggatttggaggggggtcgtgccctccgcctggggctttaggggaaaccagggaaagtcttcagatgtcctccttcacttggggtgggggggtaagagctgacccggtgcaccccgagggtcccagtggccctgctgctcaggaggagctgcacttgtggtctccagagggttatggctccttgccaagggcacggtggctgaagagaagaaacagactattttggggaaccttcctgagattcacggcacacctccctgccccacaacactcttatccaaaccctgtgccgagtgctcagtccatcaacagcacctcgtttgtccctgatgggggaggcatcatttagcatcactcatttaagaggaggcaaccgagtcccagagaggagaggggagcggcctgtcccaggcctggccagcactggagctgggatccaggcccatgcttagcccgaagctgtactgagcccctggattcagtcgctgctgctcctgacactcactcggccctgaactggaggatgtccggttcctctttctcctgaagagccgcattttgctcgtcttctggtgtgtgggctccagccggcaggagaggcagtagctacaggacagagtggcctgtgagctaccaggagccgcacctcaggtgtccctcccagagcctgccagcagctgagtcccggtgccccatgggtcaccacgcaatgaggtctggggctgatcagggagccaggccccACGCTCTGCAGCCGGCCGGccgagagagtctggcctgccctcacccaactcctgtgcccctcacctctcatcaacactgaggggctccatcgcctggaaccaggccccaaatcgctcctcgggattCAGGTCATATTcacttgcagcctgctggagcagctggatcttcCTAATGACtttgtatttctgggaggaaggacaggatgcagacaggtcccgggtggggaaccctgccagggacttgtgcggagtgaggatctggtctggggtctgtgctcactcgggaaccctccttccttcccactccattcaggacttgcctgtcctcacagttggcttgaattagttcctcatccaggaaggtgtccttgatgccagcccctcccgcacccgccaacgtgatgggattcccagctttgtagcatctaactgtcccaacaaatataagacccgagggatgaggacacgtGACATCTTGCCacgggaggtctgtgatttccacttccccaccctccccacagctgctgacctcacgccatttctggaagttgaccagatttccctggaagggagacagccaatgtccatcagtaacggccccctaagcccataaccagcccccatcccaccccttctcaggctgcaggaatgtcagggcccagcagagggcagaccttccacaaagagaacttgacactgggccaggctctgggctccagagcaggagggacaggggagctgaagccagagaccttgcagcccacccatttctgatgacagacgggaagactgaggcctcaggcaaaaagggacagctggaccacagatgtgcttcctcacttgcaggggctgatggcactcccccaggggcagggcccaagggggaggctgaatccagctcagacacagcctcctgcagctttgcaggcaggcagctatgagcttcactagTCCTGAGAGCCTGGTAGGGGGCTTACGCGGAGCCTCCATTCACGCATCACTAAGACGGGCCTGACTCTGACTCcctagctcccaggggtggccatgatgctctcatgagaggaggtttgccaggtacagagagctcagggcccagtgcaaggctctcgcctcccaaaccacaggatcctgctccctggccccacctccaggctcactcacttgtagatcatcctccatcccaatgtccagcagtttcaggtgattgaggaacgtgcccaggaaggggacgacaccctgtgaaatcagggtgggagtggggatgagtcccagctctcaggtgcccccatggaccctcccccaaatcccttcaccccagcctcctgcccaccgcagactcccacagagagcagcctaggaccctcagcagcctcccccctgttgcaccctccaggaccacccaacgtcccccgtcagctaccaggggcggcttttggcaaatcccagggtgtgcggtccctgccactccccccgCAAATCCATCTTGcgcccagccattccaggcctcctcctggtcacttccagggcaggcatttcaggctctggggctccaggagctgggctggaggaggagggacccctctcttggggaggcctccagccgtgaggggtgagaccccctcctctgacacctggaccctccccctcaggccccctcacctgctgctgctgcctctcctgggctccctgggggtccatctcttgggtggcccacacagagttcacctcctgcagggtcaaggacaggctcagggaggccatgctaccttccccgtgtctcccaggcccctgatcctggaccctggacatctgatgtCTATGGCGGCTCCCATTCCAGAGtgatctgattctagatcactcccagctccaacactccctcctctgtgccctcaggcctgcctaggcccctaagcctctctcctcctcaagaaagtgtgaggaggactcccatgcctcccagggtcccctgaggactgtgtcatctgactgtcaccagtgctctcccctcccccctcgaggaggaggagcacaaagccgctgcacattcctctcccccttgtacctcatcacccctgtgaggcctgcaccacagatcatctccctccatttcccagatgaggagaccgaggcccacagaggggtggtgacttgctcaggggccataGAGGAGAGaccactccccctcccagccagaggccctggcccccggccttcactcctcctccagacacacctctgaccaaggccctgtcctctggactctcggggtgtgttgaggccctcagtcagcctgagccatggatcgggaggcacaaggtgtctcagggggcatatccaactggcttctgcctgtcccaaCCCCTGGGGTTTTCTGACTccagctggacctgaggccatgccaaaggcctcagctccctaggatcccctcaggatggtccctgcacagaactcctccttcattcactcaggaaggggacccccttgtgccacatctgagtgacagtgtagggggtgaccagggcgttgggtgatggtgacatttgcatccttttttacttggaaccttctaatgtcctgccaggaaggtccattaagaatctgtaggttccccgataattctcattgccatctggggtgtaTCCTTATCAACAAGTCACCTGGGGAGACTCTCACTGAGTTTTCAGCAGTaaccactatcgggatagagtgcagagtcccagagagcacacagttctgtgccAGATCCACCATTcgttccaaggctgggcagcccctgtgtccacctggcctgtgtgaccacacagtgcccgtccctggggcaggcagagtgcccttcCCTGAGAGGTGCAGtgcagatagaaggagcagcagggacctggcttcctgaggacagaccggGCTGCTTTAGgaggaaaggaacccccacccactccatccacccgccagcctggaggaagatgagggccagctgatgggcccgcatggaagctagagacctgctcattctgccagctcctcacctcctggaacagtccaaaaAACACCACTCTAtcccatgaccaaggcctcctgccccaaacagtccccacctgcccttgCAGCTCACACCACCTGCTTCCTGTCAATCTGGACAAAACAGACCGTTATGTCTCAGAGAAACTTTCAGTGAAAAACTAGCCAAAGCACactctgcctggtccctcctcccccctcccctcccctccttccagatctccagcctccacgcaCCTccatgagcagcttcctgctctcccgctggtccgttttgcacaaggttttaaatttttggcagttcctcctgaggagggaaaaaaggaaagaaacactgtggggtggtttaagggtaaatcccttttgtttgaaaacccagaattatccagacagcctggatgagcgttttcaatgtgtgctctgagccctgaggtctctgggactggggagggagctctcctgttgtcacctggggccttcgttctcttatctactgaacaaatctgttttaaacagtcttgatttcaggtggacagagagttctgttgctgcaaagcaaacccttgaaaatgttcaatttagttcgagccagggtctggcacttagggaaactgattcctaaagcagaaccactggcctaagtttccagaaagactccaagcctcccaaccaggtcagaccctgtccccagggttcacTGTCTCCCAGGATgtcccagcttactgaagggcagtggcagccctgtggggggtgtctggttcaCCCAGGTGGtgacgcatggagagaggcctacgcaCCTGGACACCCGTCCCCACGtcttttttaaacgctgaatggaggggctctgcagggcccagaggatggcatggagtgatgaaaggttcctcaggcctttgcactcctggggaagggaagggaatgagctgtgaggggagctggagccctgcttcctctggctttggTCACCTCATGGACGtcccctgtcctggatgagacagaggctctgGAAACCTGAGAAGAGCACAGCTAGACCCTGATGAGgaacactcccagggaggaggattttagctcaagccaaggaaggagcccaggaaggggtgagcatcccaccactgggaccaggagtcaggtc is a genomic window of Diceros bicornis minor isolate mBicDic1 unplaced genomic scaffold, mDicBic1.mat.cur scaffold_55_ctg1, whole genome shotgun sequence containing:
- the LOC131403189 gene encoding ral guanine nucleotide dissociation stimulator-like; amino-acid sequence: MEEVNSVWATQEMDPQGAQERQQQQGVVPFLGTFLNHLKLLDIGMEDDLQKYKVIRKIQLLQQAASEYDLNPEERFGAWFQAMEPLSVDESYCLSCRLEPTHQKTSKMRLFRRKRNRTSSSSGPICFFSSATVPLARSHNPLETTSAAPPEQQGHWDPRGAPGQLLPPHPK